A portion of the Cervus elaphus chromosome X, mCerEla1.1, whole genome shotgun sequence genome contains these proteins:
- the LOC122689296 gene encoding piezo-type mechanosensitive ion channel component 2-like — protein sequence MVSTSMISLVLPILIFLWAMLSIPWPSRRFWMIAVVYKEIAIVVKYFFPFGLFPWNKNVELNKNKSYHSPNSIRVETKNPTCSMI from the exons ATGGTCTCCACCTCCATGATCAGCCTCGTGCTGCCCATCCTCATCTTCCTCTGGGCCATGCTGTCCATCCCCTGGCCCAGCAGGCGCTTCTGGATGATAGCCGTCGTCTACAAGGAG ATTGCCATTGTGGTCAAGTACTTCTTCCCATTTGGGCTCTTCCCCTGGAACAAGAATGtggaactgaacaagaacaagtcTTACCACTCACCCAACAGCATCAGGGTGGAGACGAAGAATCCTACATGCTCTATGATCTAA